A segment of the Verrucomicrobiota bacterium genome:
CAACCATCAGTTAACAAAAAAATAAAAATACAGGCCAATTGTATGTAGTGTAATTGAACTCGATTTTAGGACAAAAACTAAAAAACGCGGCGGAAACGTCCGTATACGTTTGACAATCTCAGGATCGAAAAGGGGATCTCGTAGCTTTTTTGATAAGCAAAGACGAGGGCTTCACACGCGATTTTGGAAGCGCCATAGGGGCTTTCGCAGTATTCAATTTGAACGGAGTCCTCTTTGGTTGAGCTATGGTTTCCATAGACATCTTTCGACGATGCAAAAATAAAGGCACAACCGGGAATTTGGCGAGCGAGCTCCAGCATATTGAATGTAGCTTCAATATTATCTCTGGCCAGGGTAGGGTTCTTCACGGAATGGGGTACCCGGGCATTTGCTCCCAGGTGAATGATCGCGTCACAGTCCTTGGATAGTTGGCTAAAAACCTGTTCCCTCTCTCGCATGTCTACAAGCAGGGTGTGCTTTTGTACTTCTGCGCTATGATGGTTTTGTTTCAGGTCGACACCGATTACCGAATAACCTCTTTCCAGCAATGCAGAACAAACAGCTGTACCCACTGTTCCACTGCTCCCAGTAACCAGTATTTTTTTCATGCTGTTTGTCGCAAGGGGTTTAGAACGGGGCCTTTCATTAACCCGTCGAAAATGGATGTGTATTGGTTCGTAACCATCTCAATGCTGTATTTCGATAAGGCGTATTCACGGGCGGCCCGTCCAATCCGTTCCCGCAGTTGTACATCTTCAATTAACAATTTCAGGTAGTGAAACCATTCTTCGTCTGTGTAGGCGTAGAAACCCGTTTTACCGTGTTCCATGACTGTTTTATCAGAGCCGGATGGAGTGCAGATCACGGGCAATCCACCACTCATATAAGTGATCAGCTTTGTGGGAGGTTTCTTTTGCTGTCGTCTATCGTCCATTGGCTTAATCAATGCACCGATATCGCACTCCAGCATGCGACTTCGCCAGGTTTTGATATTCCAGGCTCTATACTTCACATTCCCATCGTCCCGCTCGGGAATATTCGAGTTTATCAACATTTCGATTTTCACCGAAGTATGTTGGGCCACTTCTTTTACGATGCGAATTAAGCGATCCAGTGTATACAAATTGTCCGCGAATCCGTCCCAAAATATCTTCACCATCGAAGACTCAGAATAATCTTGCTTGTGACGGTCATCAATAATGGGCGGAGAAATTGAGCGAAATTTATGGGCATATTGGGAAAGGTTTTCACCCTGAAGAGGGTTGAGAAGAAGAAGAGCGTCTAGCGAATCCAGAAACCAGGTAGTTGTTTCGTAATTTAATTCGCAGCTGGATGGATTATCACTGATGTTAAATAGAATCTTTTTCCCTGCCTGTTTCAACTTCACGATTTCTGGTTCGGTTATGAATTCGATATGTTTCAGCATGACGATGATATCGAATCGGGAAAGCGATTCGCAGGGAAAAAAGATGTCGGCTACATACCGATCACTATATTTATTTATTCCATTTACGATGGGATCAATATGCCATTTCCGATTTGTCAAAGTCGTCTCGTCCGTATGCAAATGACCGAACCCCACCTTTATTTTCTTGGTGAACAAATTGCGCCACTTCAACTCAAGCCACCACCTTAAGTGGACTTTTTTAAACGGCCGGAATTTCCACAATAATCGGTCAAATGTTGAAGCGTTCATTATTATTCTGTCTCACTCCTTTTCACGGCAGTATCTGAAGTATCGGTTTTGTAATTCGAAAAGGGAGGGTGGATGCTTGCTACCTTTCTCCGCGGCAAAGAGTGGATGAAATACGATCACTTTATGAAATGGTTGATTGGAATGGAATAGGTGAAGTATTGATGCTTCCTTCTATACTTCGGTTGACAGGTTGAATAAGGGCCAATGTCAGGTCGATTGGGTAAGGATTTCTAATGGAATGATTACAATTGCTAAAAGAAACATTTTTTTCACCGATGCATTTTAGTGGGAAAACTAAAATCGTCCAACTTTTCCTTAACCCCGGGGAACGGGTTATCACCTATGGATCAACAACCAGCTCTAGGGACAAAAGGACTCTTCCTTTGATTATTTGAGACAATAACTGAATCCGGAACCCATGCGCTTCGAGCTTAGGACTCTCGATAATAGTTCTATTGCAACGAGTTATAACTTCTAAGAATCTTTTATTGAATTGGAACCTCCTTTGCTTGTGTATTATCATACAGAAAACCAACCTGAATTAATATGACCTTTTCATCTCAATTTGCATTTATTATTTTGCCGGGAGGAACCGGCATCCTCCTTTTCATAGCCGCCTTTGCATTCGCGATGTGGGCGCAGATGAAAGTTAAATCTGCCTATAACAAATATTCCAAAATTCCATCTCGCGGAGGCATAACCGGTTATGAGGCTGCGGAGGCTGTCATGCGCAAGGCGGGTATTACCAATGTCGAGATTGTCCGTGTTCCCGGTGTGCTTACTGACCACTACGATCCGGTCAACAGAAGGTTGGCTCTGAGTGATCACAACTACCATGGCTCAAGCCTTGCGGCAATAGGTGTGGCTGCTCATGAAGCGGGTCACGCTATCCAGCACAAGGTGGGGTACTCCATGATGACCGTTCGCCAAACGATGGCACCGGTGGTAAACATCGCCGCCAGTTTTTTGCCAATCATAATGATCGGTGGATTGTTCCTCAGGCTCTTACCTTGGGGATTGGCGATCGACATAGGTATCATCATTTATGCGCTTCTAACCCTGTTCCATTTGGTAACCTTACCCGTCGAATTTGACGCAACTGCCCGTGCCAAACGCGAGCTGGATCGCTTGGGCATTATTTATGCAGATGAAGCTCCTGGAGTTGCTGCGACATTAAGCGCCGCCGGATTGACTTATGTTGCCGCGTTTGCCGGGTCCTTATTGAATTTAATCTATTTGATTGCACTACGTGGAAGGGACTAGTTCCCCACCTCAAGTCTAGTACTTTTCCCAGCCACAGCCTCGGTGTCCGAAATCTGCCAACTCGGGATAAACAATCTCTGCGAGGATTTCTGCAGATTCAACAATCCTGGGTCCTGGGCGGTTGAAGAATTGATTTCCATCGGTAATATACAGTTCACCGGTTTGAACAGCTCTCAGTGATTGCCAGGTAGCATCCTGAAGGGCCTGATCCATTTCAGATCTGGTTTTATCAATATCCCAACCACAGGGCAACACTATGATTTTATCGGGATCGACCTCTACTAATCTGAGGTCAGTCATTATCAACGTGGCTTTCGGATCGAAATAAATGCCAACGTTCTTCTACCGCGCCGGAGCGATGAATTTCCTGACGTGCCAGTTTAAACAACAGGTCGGAGAGGCGATTGATAAATTGGAGGATACTGGGATGAATGGGATCACTTGCATTAAGCTCAGCCAGGTTTCTTTCAGCCCGACGGACGATGGTTCTGACTACGTGGCAAAGGGCAGAAATTTCAGTTCCCCCTGGAAGTAGGAAGTGCTCGGTAACGCTGTCGAGTGATTTTTCTATCTCCCCCATCCAATCCTCCATACGCTCTGAGGCTTTTTCGGGTAAGGGTACCGAGGGAGGTTTCTGTGAACTGGTCGGAGTAGCCACATGACTCATGAGATTCATCATGTCCGTTTGAATCTGCCTAAGTGGATTGTGCCAATCGTGGTCGTTGGGAAGTTTGGTTCGAAGCAATCCTAAGAAGCTGTTCGCTTCATCCAAATCTCCCAAACAATGGATGCGTATGTTGCTCTTGGATACCCTTACTCCGCCCGCTATCCCGGTTGTTCCTTTGTCGCCTGTGCGTGTTGAAATATTACCTTTCATGCTTTCTTATTCTTTAGGAGTTAAGTCCTTCAATCCACTGGGTCAGATTTTCCAGCGATTCGAAATTTGTCTGATTGTTTTCCCGGGAAACTTTCCAAACCGCTGAAGATCCGGTTTTATCAATTGCTATCGAAAATGCACTTTCACGCCCTGCTGTTGCGATACCAAAACCCAGTCGACCTAAGGTTCGCGTGGTCCAAAGTAATTCGGGCCCGTTTCCTTCCAACCTTACAAATTGGCAAGGGTCCTCGTGCATGTGGAAAGATCCTTGATTCAAGTCCCACTCCAGCTCGCTGCTTCCGAATACTTCAGCCATGCGCCCATTGAGTGCCAGGCTTTCCGGTGTCCCTTTTGTGATGTCTCCTGATTCAGAAAACAGCCACAGTTCATCTGCGCATCTTAGGGCAAGGTCCAGGTCATGGGTGGATTGAAGAATGGCCATCTGTTGTTGATGCGCCAGGCTTCGTAAGGTTCGCATGAGTTCAACCCGTCTGAGAATGTCCAGGTAGGCGGTGGGCTCGTCGAGCAGCATGAGCGGCGCCTCCTGGGCCAGCGCCCGTGCAACCATCACTTTCTGTTTCTCACCATCACTTAGTTCTGAAAATTGACGCGAAGCCAGCTTTTCGGCTCTCACTTCATTGATCGCCCAATCAATCTTCTCCCGATCTTCACTCGTTAAATGTCCATTCCAGTTGGTGTGAGGATGTCGCCCGAGGGCTACCATGGAATAGGCACTGAATATACCCGGTGGCATGGCTTGAGTTAGTACAAGGCTTATCGTTTTGGCTCTTGTGCGTGGTGCAATTTTCTCGATTGGCGATCCTGACAGTCGAACCTCACCTTTCAAGGCGGGCTGAATGCCGGCGAGGGTGCGAATCAAGGTGGATTTCCCTGCTCCATTGGGACCGAGAAGACAAATGAACTTGCCTCGGTTTAGAGAGAGATTGAGCCCCTTTGCCACGATACTATTGCCACCCTTTCGGCTTTCATACCCGATCGATAATCCGAATGTTTCTAGAATGGGCATCGTCCCGTAACTCATTTGCCGAACAAGTTCTGGAGGTTTCGTTGCTTAACCAACGCTATAATGATGACCGGAGCTCCGAAGAGCGCTGTAATCGCATTCAACGGTAGGACCGTATCAAATCCAGGCGCTTTGGCGATCAGGTCAGCCGCCAAAGCGAGGCACGCTCCCATGATCAAGGTCGAAGGAATCAGCAATCGATGTTGGGAGGTTTGAAAGAGAAAGCGACAGAGATGGGGTGCCGCAATTCCCAGAAATCCGATGGGCCCGCAAAAGCCGGTAACAGTGCCTGCTAGAACGGATGCAACCGCCAGACTTAAATAACGGATTCTCTTTACGTTCGTCCCCAAACTCTGTGCGTATTCCTCTCCCAGCAACAGGGCATCCAGGGGTTTTGAAATGAAGAGGCACAGCCCGCCACCGATTATTAATAGAGGCATGAAAACCGGCATCTGGCTCCAGGTGACATTCCCGAATTGCCCGAACGACCAGGTCAAAAACGATTGCAGTTTCTCTGGCATGCTAAAGAACATCAGAATACTGACCACAGCCCCAACGGCATAACTGATCATGAGGCCAAGAATGAGAAGTGACATGACATCCATTCGTCGTGCCAAAAGTAGAATAATTAATAGAACCGCCCCTGAACCCATCGTAGATGCGACGACAACAAGAACGTGACCGGATAGACCCAGGTTTTCTGTCAATGCCACTCCCGCGGGTGCCACTGCGAGCAACACGATTCCCACACCAAGGCTGGCGCCGGAGCTCACGCCGAGCACGAAGGGATCCGCAAGGGGATTTCGAAAAATAGTTTGCATCAACAATCCGGATACAGCCAGCGCCGCACCCGCTAGCAGAGCAGTCAACGCCTGAGGTAAACGAAAATCCAAAACAATCTGACTGATAATCGGATCAACGGATTCGCTCCCGGTAAGTGCCCCCCAAATATCTTTCACAGAAAAAAGCACCGACCCCAATGACACGTTTGCGACAAACAGAGCAAGTAACAGTAACCCGAGTCCGCTGAATACTATCAGTGGAGTTCGTTGGGGTGATGCTTGAGTCAGGTAAGGCATTTTTATTTAACCACAGAAAGCTTAGAGCAGCAAAGCCGCAACCAAAGTTTAACCTAACCACAGATTGCTCAGATAGGTACAGTTTTTGTAAGGATTCCTTAACCACGAATGGACACGAATTGACACGAAATTCCATTCAATATATTGCCTTTTTTCAGTTCTACTATTCGTGTTCATTAGTGTCGATTCGTGGTTGATATTTTCTTCTCAAAGGGAGTCTGCTTCCAGTTTTTCGCGTAGTTCAGTGCTTTTCGTAGTTTAACCATTTTTCTTCGAACTTATTTCAATTGCTCGTAATAGATAAACTCATGCTCAGGTAATAGTTCGGGATGAAAGATCTTGATGAGGTCTGCCAGGACTTCATCGGGATGATTGATACCGCGTTCCCACATGTCGTTGCCGCCGTTTTTATTAACACGCTTAATGTTGTTGAATACCTGGGCTTCACGAAATGCGCGAAAGGCGGTGAAGCGTTCATCGTGGCCGAGGAGAGCATCGAGTGTTTCGTAACTTCCAGGATTAATCCAGATATCTGCATTGGCAGCTTTTATGAGGATAACTTCAAAATCCAGCGGAACTCCCCCCAATGAGGAATCGTCTGCCCAGAGGTAGCTTGCTCCTGCGTCGTTAAACGCACGGGAGTTGTAGCTCTGTCCACCAGGTAAATGCCAGACGCCGGCAAAGGGTGCATTGGCAAAGACAGTCGGTCTGTTTACTACCTTGCTTGTGAGCTCTTTAAGCTTCTCATAACGGTCCGCAATATCCGCAAAAATAATTTCTGCTTGTGCCTCCTTATTTACAAACGAGGCGATTGCCTTTATCCACTCAGATCGAGCGAGCGGGTCCGCCTCCATGTAACCGGAAGTGAGAACAACCGGTAGATTTGCGCGTTCCAATTTGGGATGTGTATCGTAAAGCGATTCGCCTGTCGAAAAACTGAGGATGAGGTCAGGTCTTAGCAGAAGTATGGATTCCAGATCCAGACTTGCCCCGCTTTGTATGGCCTGTACCTTTCCGCTATCAACCAATCCTTGTAGAAAGGGATCATTCGATAGTTCCAAGTGAGCCGCTCCGACTAATTGATCATACATGTCCAAGGATTGGATCGGCCCGAGATAGACCGTTGCCATGATAATAATCCGTTCTACCGGTGTGCGAATAACCCGAGCTCCCTTAGGAAGTTCTGGAACCGGCCGCCCCTTGTCGACAAGGGCATAGGAGTAGCGGGTATCGCCCGATCCTCGCCAGGGATTTTTAATGTGGAGTAGTCTGTGGGTTTCGAAGGTTTCGATCTCAAAGTTTTCTGCGTACTTATTATATGAATATAGCAAGACCGTGCTCCCCGCAAAGAGGATCACGATCCAAAATTGTATAAACGATCTTAGAATACCTATCATCAAAAGTTGAACCTGACTCCACCGTATATAGAAAATCCTGCCGTTTGAAAGCCTTCCACTTCTTCGTAGTCTTCATCAAACAGATTATCGATGCGAGCCCAGAGCTGTGTGCTCTCAGTGAGGTCATAACGACCGGCAAGATTAAACACGATGTAGCCATCCTGCTTTTCTGTTGAAAACCGGGTACTGTATTGGCTGCTAACTAAAAGTGCTGTTGTGCTCAGGTTCAGTTTATCCACCGGTTGGAAATCATATCCCATCGATACAATACTGCGTGGGACCCTTTCCGCTTCCTGTCCGTCTCCGTAATTGGCGTCGCTGTAGGTATAAGCCAAGGTTGCTGTCGCATTGTTGCGAACTTGAAAGCGAAGCGCATTTTCAATGCCCTTACTTTCATAAAAATCCTCGTTCGCATAGGTGAAGGAGTTGAAACTGAATATGATTTTATCCTTCACGTCGTTGCCGAAGAGCGTGGTGCTAAAATAAACCTTCCCGTCGACGAGTGCTTGTTCGTAGGCCAGGTCCCAGCCTTCTCCTGATTCCGGCTTTAACCCAGGATCGCCGAAGCTGGAGAATAACTGGAAGAAGGAGGGTGCTTGAAAGGATGTGCCGTAGGATCCTCTTATGCGTCCGCGCAATTCCTTTAGCTGATAACTAAACGTCGTTCGCCAAGTGTTTTCTTCTCCGTAAACGCTGTTGTCGTCGTGTCGACCACCCAGGGTCCAGTCGAGCACTTCGGTCGCTGCGATGATATTCTCCAGAAAGATGGAGCCGTTGGTCCGGTTACCGTCCCCGGAGTCATTGTATTCTTCCTCGTATTCCAATCCTCCAACCAACGTCCAGTTGGATGTCGCACGGAACGTGTTTTTCCAATCATAGGTATAGCGCTTTCCGTCATTGGGAAAGCGGCCTCCGATGACACTGGCAGACTCTGCGTTGTTAAAGGCGATCCCTGCAGAGCTATCCCACGTTTCATTCAATTGAAACTCACCTCCTACACGCGAGAAGAACTGGGTCGTCTCGGAGAAGTTGACGAACTCGGGTGCCCCAAACAGTGAATTGGGATCGCCTGGATCAAACTCCGACAAAGTATCAAACCAATAGGCCATAAAGTTAATCGAGGTGGATTCGTCGATCTCGTAGTCCAACTTCATGGACGCCTGTGTGTTTTCATATCGATCAGCATCCGCCCATTCAGGACCGAAGCTCGGATCCTGAACCGAGAATTGGTGCTCGTAGTGACTCAGATTAAACGCCCAGCTTAATTTTCCTTCCGATCCACGAGTGTTCAGGTTCCCGTTGATGGTGTCGTGAGCGCCGTAACTGAGACCTAGTTGGCTGCCGGGATTCGTTTTACCGTCTGCCGTTTGAATGCTTATGACACCGGCGAGTGCATTCGCACCATAGAGCGAACTTTGCGGGCCTTTTAAAATCTCAACACGCGTGACGTTGTCACCAAACAGACTTCCAAAGTTGACGATCTGTCCGGTAGCTGGATTGTCTACCTCAACTCCATTAATGAGAACCGTAGGGGTATTGGCGTTTAGTCCCCGTGTGGTGATGCCAAAGGCGCCGCCGGGACTTCCGTTGTTGCGTAGGTAAAACCCCGGTACGTAGCGTAGGCTATCCAAGAGGAAGGATTGTTCGGATTTGGTTATATCGTAGTTATCGAGTATTTCGACGGAGCTTCCGATTTGGTTGAGCCGGGCTTCTGATCTATTGGCCACAATGACCAATTCGTTCAGATCGTACACATCATTCTCTAATTTATCGTCCTGTGATCGCGCAGGAGATGCCAGAGAAAGGAGGGTCGCAACTACAGCGGCGAAACATCTGGTTTTATTTTTATTTAGTATTGCTGGTGTCATGTATGTTACTGCCAGACGCAGAAACAGGTTAAGTGACTCCAGCACTGAAATTTCAGTCGCTACTCAATTGAGTAGCCTTGGAAGCATCCACTTGTTTCTGCGACAAGCCTTGGTGCATTTTGCTTCCAGTGTTCGGACTTCAAGCTTGTGGCCTGTTACCGTAGCGCGACTGTCGCTGATTCTCACAGCGTTCCCTGGGTAAGCTATTATTGGATTATGTTATAGAACAAGCGTTGGTACAAGAACCGGATTCAGTCAGGGTGCAAGGACTTTGTTTCAACACAATTTATTCCTGACCAGTCGGCGTAGGGCGAAATACAGGGCCACGGTCAATCACACTTTGCAGGAGATTATCGTCCAGGCAGTCAGCGCGGGGATCAATGGGACGCGGCGATTGGCCATCATATTTCAAACGTGCGCGAACCTGCTCATTGAGAAAATAAGCTCCAGGCACCAACTCGGTTAGAATCCCGTAGGCAGCTTCATCGTTCGCGCGCAGCTCATTCATGAATTCCACCGGATTTCTACCCACTGCAGCTTTCAAAATAGCTTGGAGACCTTTAACTAGATCCGGGCGGCTTTCGATTACTGTGTCCAGGAGTTTATGGGCTACTCCTGCCTGGCTGGCCGATGGGAAACCATCACCGGCTGGGATCAACACATCGGCGAGCGCTGCTAGTAATTCGCGATCCTTACTTTCGAAACTCATGACGGTACGTGTTGGTGGTGACGTTGTTCAACGAGGTGTTCAGCACAGCGCAAAGCCATCGCCGCAATGGTGGCCGTCGGATTCATGCCGCTCGATGTGGGCCAGGTGCTGCCGTCGAAAATAAAGAGGTTGGGGATATCGTGGCACCGGCCCCAGGGATCGACGACAGAGTTGCCTGGGTCACTGCCCATTTTCGCAGTGCCGAGCAGGTGCCAACCGGTCTCCCTTATTAAAGGTGCAACCACTGTTTCGCTGGCTCCGGCGGCTTCGAGCGATTCCTTGGCCCGTTTCAAATGAAACTGCATCAAACGTTCGGAGTTTTCCGACATGCGGTATATGATTTTCGGAGCCGGTATCCCGTCGCTATCCGTCAAGACCGGATCCAGAACGACGCGGTTCTCCTCTTCCGGCAAGTCTTCTGCTATAATGCCCCACATAGCGGAATGGTTCAGGCGGTGTTGGAGATCCCGATGAAAAGAATCACCCCAGATGGAGTTCTCGGCTCCCCACGGGTAAGCGCGTGTCATCGAGAGTGGCCCGCCGGTGGGTTGGAGTCCCCACTTTGCCCCTCGAACGAATCCACGATCAGCGTCAGTTTCGTAAAATTCGAGGGAGTGCAGGTTTTGTCCCCAGAATCCGTGCGAGCTTCCCAAGTCCTCCTCGAACAAACCAACCACCGTTCCAAATGGGTGCATCATTAACCGCCGCCCCACCAAACCCGATGAGTTTGCGAGGCCGTCTGGGAATTTTGAATTTGCCGATAGTTGCAGCAGACGTGGTGTTCCAATTCCGTTGGCACATACGACGGTTACTCCCGCCTTTTGAAAAAACGCTTTCCCCTCCCGGTCCACATAATGCGCGCCGGTTACCAGGCCATTGCT
Coding sequences within it:
- a CDS encoding NAD(P)-dependent oxidoreductase, with translation MKKILVTGSSGTVGTAVCSALLERGYSVIGVDLKQNHHSAEVQKHTLLVDMREREQVFSQLSKDCDAIIHLGANARVPHSVKNPTLARDNIEATFNMLELARQIPGCAFIFASSKDVYGNHSSTKEDSVQIEYCESPYGASKIACEALVFAYQKSYEIPFSILRLSNVYGRFRRVF
- a CDS encoding glycosyltransferase gives rise to the protein MNASTFDRLLWKFRPFKKVHLRWWLELKWRNLFTKKIKVGFGHLHTDETTLTNRKWHIDPIVNGINKYSDRYVADIFFPCESLSRFDIIVMLKHIEFITEPEIVKLKQAGKKILFNISDNPSSCELNYETTTWFLDSLDALLLLNPLQGENLSQYAHKFRSISPPIIDDRHKQDYSESSMVKIFWDGFADNLYTLDRLIRIVKEVAQHTSVKIEMLINSNIPERDDGNVKYRAWNIKTWRSRMLECDIGALIKPMDDRRQQKKPPTKLITYMSGGLPVICTPSGSDKTVMEHGKTGFYAYTDEEWFHYLKLLIEDVQLRERIGRAAREYALSKYSIEMVTNQYTSIFDGLMKGPVLNPLRQTA
- a CDS encoding zinc metallopeptidase; translation: MTFSSQFAFIILPGGTGILLFIAAFAFAMWAQMKVKSAYNKYSKIPSRGGITGYEAAEAVMRKAGITNVEIVRVPGVLTDHYDPVNRRLALSDHNYHGSSLAAIGVAAHEAGHAIQHKVGYSMMTVRQTMAPVVNIAASFLPIIMIGGLFLRLLPWGLAIDIGIIIYALLTLFHLVTLPVEFDATARAKRELDRLGIIYADEAPGVAATLSAAGLTYVAAFAGSLLNLIYLIALRGRD
- a CDS encoding cob(I)yrinic acid a,c-diamide adenosyltransferase is translated as MKGNISTRTGDKGTTGIAGGVRVSKSNIRIHCLGDLDEANSFLGLLRTKLPNDHDWHNPLRQIQTDMMNLMSHVATPTSSQKPPSVPLPEKASERMEDWMGEIEKSLDSVTEHFLLPGGTEISALCHVVRTIVRRAERNLAELNASDPIHPSILQFINRLSDLLFKLARQEIHRSGAVEERWHLFRSESHVDND
- a CDS encoding ABC transporter ATP-binding protein gives rise to the protein MPILETFGLSIGYESRKGGNSIVAKGLNLSLNRGKFICLLGPNGAGKSTLIRTLAGIQPALKGEVRLSGSPIEKIAPRTRAKTISLVLTQAMPPGIFSAYSMVALGRHPHTNWNGHLTSEDREKIDWAINEVRAEKLASRQFSELSDGEKQKVMVARALAQEAPLMLLDEPTAYLDILRRVELMRTLRSLAHQQQMAILQSTHDLDLALRCADELWLFSESGDITKGTPESLALNGRMAEVFGSSELEWDLNQGSFHMHEDPCQFVRLEGNGPELLWTTRTLGRLGFGIATAGRESAFSIAIDKTGSSAVWKVSRENNQTNFESLENLTQWIEGLNS
- a CDS encoding iron ABC transporter permease, with the translated sequence MPYLTQASPQRTPLIVFSGLGLLLLALFVANVSLGSVLFSVKDIWGALTGSESVDPIISQIVLDFRLPQALTALLAGAALAVSGLLMQTIFRNPLADPFVLGVSSGASLGVGIVLLAVAPAGVALTENLGLSGHVLVVVASTMGSGAVLLIILLLARRMDVMSLLILGLMISYAVGAVVSILMFFSMPEKLQSFLTWSFGQFGNVTWSQMPVFMPLLIIGGGLCLFISKPLDALLLGEEYAQSLGTNVKRIRYLSLAVASVLAGTVTGFCGPIGFLGIAAPHLCRFLFQTSQHRLLIPSTLIMGACLALAADLIAKAPGFDTVLPLNAITALFGAPVIIIALVKQRNLQNLFGK
- a CDS encoding ABC transporter substrate-binding protein; this translates as MILFAGSTVLLYSYNKYAENFEIETFETHRLLHIKNPWRGSGDTRYSYALVDKGRPVPELPKGARVIRTPVERIIIMATVYLGPIQSLDMYDQLVGAAHLELSNDPFLQGLVDSGKVQAIQSGASLDLESILLLRPDLILSFSTGESLYDTHPKLERANLPVVLTSGYMEADPLARSEWIKAIASFVNKEAQAEIIFADIADRYEKLKELTSKVVNRPTVFANAPFAGVWHLPGGQSYNSRAFNDAGASYLWADDSSLGGVPLDFEVILIKAANADIWINPGSYETLDALLGHDERFTAFRAFREAQVFNNIKRVNKNGGNDMWERGINHPDEVLADLIKIFHPELLPEHEFIYYEQLK
- a CDS encoding TonB-dependent receptor; protein product: MTPAILNKNKTRCFAAVVATLLSLASPARSQDDKLENDVYDLNELVIVANRSEARLNQIGSSVEILDNYDITKSEQSFLLDSLRYVPGFYLRNNGSPGGAFGITTRGLNANTPTVLINGVEVDNPATGQIVNFGSLFGDNVTRVEILKGPQSSLYGANALAGVISIQTADGKTNPGSQLGLSYGAHDTINGNLNTRGSEGKLSWAFNLSHYEHQFSVQDPSFGPEWADADRYENTQASMKLDYEIDESTSINFMAYWFDTLSEFDPGDPNSLFGAPEFVNFSETTQFFSRVGGEFQLNETWDSSAGIAFNNAESASVIGGRFPNDGKRYTYDWKNTFRATSNWTLVGGLEYEEEYNDSGDGNRTNGSIFLENIIAATEVLDWTLGGRHDDNSVYGEENTWRTTFSYQLKELRGRIRGSYGTSFQAPSFFQLFSSFGDPGLKPESGEGWDLAYEQALVDGKVYFSTTLFGNDVKDKIIFSFNSFTYANEDFYESKGIENALRFQVRNNATATLAYTYSDANYGDGQEAERVPRSIVSMGYDFQPVDKLNLSTTALLVSSQYSTRFSTEKQDGYIVFNLAGRYDLTESTQLWARIDNLFDEDYEEVEGFQTAGFSIYGGVRFNF
- a CDS encoding GMC family oxidoreductase produces the protein MDNHSQTTPDALIIGAGPSGAVAAKRFAEAGMSVVVLEQGDWPDYSKARANSADFELTMGSYWSANPNRRQAPADYPIDDSDSDISAVLYNAVGGGTVIYAAHWQRNMPSDFRVRSLDGIADDWPLTYEELQPFYERVEVDFGISGLEGDTAFPPGKGPPLPPAPLGPMGKRVAQAHNRLGWHWWPAPNAIATRPYGPLNACTQRATCMWGCVEGAKSTVDITHWPQNEKLGVRLITGARVKRLETNSNGLVTGAHYVDREGKAFFQKAGVTVVCANGIGTPRLLQLSANSKFPDGLANSSGLVGRRLMMHPFGTVVGLFEEDLGSSHGFWGQNLHSLEFYETDADRGFVRGAKWGLQPTGGPLSMTRAYPWGAENSIWGDSFHRDLQHRLNHSAMWGIIAEDLPEEENRVVLDPVLTDSDGIPAPKIIYRMSENSERLMQFHLKRAKESLEAAGASETVVAPLIRETGWHLLGTAKMGSDPGNSVVDPWGRCHDIPNLFIFDGSTWPTSSGMNPTATIAAMALRCAEHLVEQRHHQHVPS